One Acidobacteriota bacterium DNA segment encodes these proteins:
- the rplX gene encoding 50S ribosomal protein L24 yields MLHVKKNDTVLVTTGKDRGRTGKVLRVYPQKQRAIVEGLNMIKRHTRPNPQRNIKGGVVEREAPLHLSNLRVVNPQTGEPARIGYELLSDGQKVRVDKKTGETLD; encoded by the coding sequence ATGCTTCACGTCAAGAAAAACGACACCGTTTTGGTGACCACGGGCAAGGACCGCGGCCGCACCGGCAAGGTGCTGCGCGTCTACCCGCAGAAGCAGAGGGCCATCGTGGAGGGCCTCAACATGATCAAGCGCCACACCCGGCCCAATCCCCAGCGCAACATCAAAGGGGGAGTGGTGGAACGGGAAGCGCCCCTTCACCTTTCCAACCTGCGGGTGGTCAATCCGCAGACGGGAGAGCCGGCCCGCATCGGCTACGAACTGCTGAGCGACGGCCAGAAAGTTCGTGTCGACAAGAAAACCGGAGAAACGTTGGATTAG
- the rplN gene encoding 50S ribosomal protein L14, with translation MIQMQTKLNVADNSGARKIACIRPMGGDTGRGAGLGDIIKASVKEASPDGNVKKGEVVEAVIVRVKKEVRRRDGTYIRFDENAAVLVNKAREPIGTRVFGPVARELREKQFMKIVSLAPEML, from the coding sequence ATGATTCAGATGCAGACCAAGCTGAATGTGGCCGACAATTCCGGGGCCCGCAAGATCGCCTGCATCCGGCCGATGGGCGGTGACACCGGCCGCGGAGCCGGTTTGGGCGACATCATCAAGGCCTCGGTCAAGGAAGCTTCCCCGGACGGCAACGTCAAGAAGGGCGAAGTGGTGGAAGCCGTCATCGTGCGCGTGAAGAAGGAAGTCCGCCGCCGCGACGGCACCTACATCCGCTTTGACGAAAACGCCGCCGTACTGGTCAACAAGGCCCGCGAGCCCATCGGCACCCGCGTCTTCGGACCGGTGGCCCGCGAACTGAGAGAAAAGCAATTCATGAAGATCGTCTCCCTGGCGCCGGAGATGCTCTAG